The DNA region ATTGATTATAGATGATGATATCGCCTGGATCTTTCATAGGGTTTGGTTGCCTCTTGTCAATTTCTTTCCATAGCATGAATAACTTGTTGTAATATGTTTCAATTGTGTCTGTTCCTTGTTGGTTTTGACTATTCGATCGAATATTTGCAGGCCGCCCCTCCCACTATTGTAAAGTGTCTCAATCCCTTGCCACAATGTTTTGGCTGTTGGGAAATCAAGGTACTGGTTAACTAGATCAGAATCTATATTCTCCAAAATTGAGATAACAATCGAGTTACGTCTGGTCCATTGGTTGTACGCTGGGTCGTTTGTGGATGGTGGGTCGTCGATGATGTGACTGAGACGATCTCGTCCACTAATGGCTAAGTGCATCAGCCTTgaccattttgtgtaattcTGGTTTGTTAATTTCTTTGATATTGAGAGAATTTGGGTGCTAGTCGTGTTTTTTGTAGGCAGTGTGTTGGTGTTTAACTGTTTGAACAGTTGCAACAACTGTCCCATTGTGACTGGTTGATCTGGTACTACGACAGTCCTtgattcatctttcatttttgggttttttttcattttaaaggtAGGTTGATCGATATGTGATGAGGCTGCAAAAACGATTTAGAATCGTtgctgctctgataccatgttttCTAGTTTAACCCTTATTTTGGGTTAATAATTCTGTGTTATCTCATTCAACTGTAATGTTGATTATTTATACAGGAGTTCGGAAAAAAACTACTTGAAAAACTGTTTCTACTAACGCTATAAACTGCTTCTAATAACTGCTATAATAGTTACTATGCTAAATAACTGCCATACATATAATCGCTATATATAAAACTGCTATACATaatctaacaataataataataataataataataataataataaataacagcaataataataataataataataataataataataataataataataataataataataataataatgtcgtCTTTGAAAATTATAACTAAATGAAATGGATATGGAAATTAAAATGTAAGAAGATAGACATACGAAAAGAATGGTCAAAGTAGGTTCGTTTTCTGatttcattgttcaacaatttACTCCAATAAATTACATCCATTTCTTCTCTCTAATTAACAAAGCATGGAGTTAGATTATTGTATTTTTagtaatcataatcataatgtAGAAGGAAAAACAATTAGTTAGTTTTGGGAAGAAAAAGGATGGTAGGACGGTTCAATTAAGTGAATGCTAGGAAGTTTCAGTTCGATAAGGTAGTTTTacattttaattgttaattggGGTGTATATTTCTTCTTTCATTGTGTGTTTAATTTGCTGATTATAATTGTGATTATTATGATAATAACTGGGTGCTTTTCAGTATGAAGATAGGATTTGTTAGaaaaaattgtataaaataGTTTTCAGTTACTGTTTTAATATGTTGGTTAATTATATCAATGTCTTAATGTGtagttgtttatttgtttgtCCAAGTCTTTTATGCTATTTTAGTGGTAAAGTTTTGAGCTTGATGTTGACTTGTTATACTAGGATTTTTCTATGCTAATTAGTAGTTTTTAACCATTTGAACTTtggttgtaataatttaaattttgctaATTAGCTAATTGCATCTCAGGTTGATAGTAATTAGGTGGATGAGTATCATTTTGTTGTTAGAAGTTTTAGTGTGAATTCATTTCGTTTGGAGCAGGAAGACAAGTTTGTCTTGGAATGACATTTGGTTTAGATGATGCAGAGCTCATGCTAGCAATTTTTGTGCATCACTTTGATTGGAAGTTACTAGAAGGCGAGGATTTTAATGTTATTGAAAGTTTAGGTATCACTATCCGTAAACGGTATCCTCTTTTTGCTACACCAATTCCTTATAACTTGCAAGGATTCTTTTACGACATGTTCATTAGCTGAGCTCTTTCAATTTGAGAATCCCATATATggattattttgaataaaacttATTCGCACATTGGAACATTAACCCTTAAATGTGACCCGACATTTGACTCTTTGGTCATTTTTTCAACAGTTCTTTTCTTTCAGCCAGGCACATAAAATCGCATAAAACGCACAACTCTTTGCCATCTGGGAAAAGTAATTGGAATTTGTGAAATGTACATATTTGAGCTTCTGGAACCATTTTAGTAACAAATTATTGTAACAAAACAATTGAGAAGAACTTGAATATACATCTATCTAATAAATCCTTGTCTGATCATAAACATGTTAAAGTGAAACTAAATCATGTTCTAAACTAATAGGCCCACCTCTTTCTTGTTAAATTGTTAAGTGTTTGTCTTTGGTGTTTTGCACCATAAACAAATTATGAACCAACACACTTGTTCATCTAAGTACTCTTTGGTTGATTATCATAGTAAATAAGTGCGCATTAGTTATATGCAAATATGTGCTGTGTGTGTATAGATTATGCATCCCTCTCTATCTTGTATTAAATTGGATTTTCTTAATTATACGTCTCTACCTTGTATTAAAGGTGATGTAGAAACTAATTACTCTGTGGGTTCCCAATAATGTAGAAACTACAATGACTCAAAAACCTTCAACAATTGAACTAATTATAAGAGAATTGACCACTTTTGTCTACTCCAATTTACTTGGGTTAGATGTTCTCTTGAAGAATTGAAGCCACTCTTTGTTTTTCAGTTATCTTCACTTTATTTTTGTAGTGTTGAATGTTGGACTTGTAGCGTTGAATGTTAGCTCATAAGAATAGCGGTTTATGTTACGATTGTTTTAACAACTCCACCTTACTCTATTGTATCTCAGGAGAAATTTCGAATATATCGGGAACTATGAAATCTACAAGTTCATGAAACCTAGGTAATTTATGTACTTGGATCTAGGTATTGCCATAATTTTTAGTGGGAGTcatcattttaaggtttttactTTTGGACTTCAATCAATTACTTGAAGTGTTACATGTAAACTATTTCActctaaattatattttaaggtaaaataaaatttcatggGGGAACACGTGTTCGCACAGGCTCCACCAACTAGTTACATCTAAAAAAACGGCTAACCTGACACTGTTCATTACTATTCCTTTTGCTCTCTATTTATGAACAGTAATGAACAACAGTGATTCTTTCTTTTGCTCACCTTCTGCCGCGTGTAATTCAGATGCATCtgttccttttcttcctttcagTTTCAATAATCTACTATCTTACCCGCATTTCTTCCTCACCTTGTTCTTCAATCTCATTTCTACCTCAGATTTCTACAACTGAAAATGGATCTTGTTCTTGAATCTCCTTTCGGTTATCTTAAAAATTTATCTTCTAAAATTAGTCAAAATTGAAGAATCTCATTTCTACCTCAGTTTTCTACAATTGAAAATGGATCTTGTTCTTCAATCTCTTTTCGGTTATCTTAAATCTATCTAAAATCAAAGTTGAAGagtttaatgtaattttttttttttcattcaggATCAATCAATTCGATTTGAGATGAAGAGTTGTGCAGCCGGTTGAAGATGTGAACTTTTAGGtacgttttaaaattttttttttcctgttttcttttttttttttttgtttttgggttcatGGGTTCTGAATTGAAGATtcggtttttaaaattttccgtTCATCAGTTGAATATCTTAGAAAAGTCCATGGGTTCTTGCTTGAAATGATCTTTTTCCAATTGAAGATCTGGTTTTTTTTTCccaattttttgggttttcgtttgcttttcattttagttttgattctCATCAGATTTTCATTATAgttttgctttttcatttgactaATTTTCAATTTCTGTTCAATTTTGTGGTTCATATGAAATCCAGTAGGTTGCTATGTCATGTGTGTAAACTGCATCTTTTTGATTTTCGTTTGgcttcttgttcatcttcaaattgGTTTCAAGTCGTAATAGTCATAATCATAACAATTATACTCTACATCTCAATCAAaacatcaaatttattttaatggctTGATTTGCCGTCCGATATGTTTTTGCCATTAGTAGCTGCTCACTTCTTTCCTTCTTCTCTGGCTGAATTCTTTATCCAACAATTTGACAGAAACTTTCAGTTGAtcattgaaatcaaaattagacaGAAACTGTGGAACAATGCCATTTAattgaaatcaaaatttgaaatatgaaaccTCAAAAAACCTATCTCCTTAAGAAAAATCATGGCTTGAGCACAagagaaaaataacaatataactTTTATTCCAAGTATATATGATATAATAAATCTAACAttaataagtattttatttgttcTATAGAGACTTGTTATAATTTATTGGTTTTTCtttgaaaactgaaaataatGCTCTATAATTGTTTGAAGTCATTGAggtataatttcattaaaatcttggataaaatttaaataattttaatggtTATTGGTGCATATAACAGGTTTGATGTTGTAATTTACTTTGCCGGACTTAAGGCTGTGGGTGAAACTGTTGTTCATCCATTTCgttattttgataataatttgATTGGATTAATCAATTTGTACCAAACAATGGccaaatataattgtaaaaaggTCAGATTTCTGGTCAATGTTACGCACAATTGTctaatttattattactttttacaATTGTCTTCGACCATGAACTTAAGTTTAAAAGCCCACGTATGAAAAAAGTCGCGAATTCGAATCTCACTTAAATATTAAACAACAGGTATAAAGAGGGTCTACATACCCATTTCTTGCCCCAAATCTTGTAAAAGGTCTTAGAGTCTTGAAGACTCTTTTGAGTTTCAACCATGAGTTTTTCCTTCGACATTTTATACATGAAGTATTTGTCATCCAATTTGTGGTTTTCCGCTGTCACTTTGTTGATTGAATTACTggttcaaatttttaatttggaaATTTGATGTTGGgctatttaattttcttattgatTATTGACCAAGTTCaattgctttatttattttttatcaaaagaatatattgatgaataTTTCTCTTGGACTTGATAGatgatttatttgattattagcTTCAGGAAATCAAGTAAATCTACATCTTGAAAGAGGATTTTAAATcggtgtaacataattcgccagttaatttgctttatgaatttaaaatattaccctaaaatattctaaaaccaaccataattcCTTTTTTGGATTTGCGACTCACAAGATTAGTGTATCATGTGACATTGTTCTGAACAATAATTAGATTTTGAAGATTATATGATGCAATCATCCATATTGTGAAGATTATAATTGTTAATAAActcatgatttttaattctatgaAGCTGTACGATTACAAGATTTTAGTTGTATGTCCAATTTTCTTTTGACATTATTTGAGCTTTGATTTgcataatctaattttttgaaTCTTTTTGGTGGAAAATTAGTTTATTGTCTCCTTTTGTTTTAGAAATATTCTAATgaaatttattcatttttgtTGATGCAAATCCACTATCAGAAACAAATGCTGCTTTTGTGGATCATTAATTGGTGCACTTTCTGTTTTTTGAACACTTCTGTGTATATTGATTTGCCTAATGCTTCTGGTTAATGTTTGTTTTCCAGATTATGCATTAGTTTCTTCTATGTAATATAATTACACATGAGAatgtaaatttgattaaaaCCAAATTCTTGGCGTTGATTTGTTCATCAGTTGTGTTTTAAAGGAAATCGGAAATGGTGCACTTTCTGTTTTTGGAACACTTCTGTGTATATTTtagatgtttttttttctttcccatTACTCCTCCCCAGTGGCGGACCCAGAGGGGTGCAAGGGGGGGCAGTGGACCCCCcaatcttaaaaaattaaatccgttttttttttaaaaaaaaaaaaaaaaaaaaaaattaaaaaaaaattgaaaagaaggTTTGGAGGCGGAACCGCGGAAGAAAGAGAAACCCAGaaacaaaccctaaatttcCTCATTCGGTCATTCCTGCCTTTTCCTCTTCGTCTTCGGCTCTTCGCTTCATCGGCATCGGCATCGCTCATCTTCGTCTGACGGTCTGAGCTTCGTCAATGGTGACTTGGTGAGCTTCTTGACCTTCGTCTTCGCTTAATCGCTTCGTCTTCGTCTTCGTCTGAGACTCTGAGTGTTCGACTTCGCTTAATCGCTCAATCTTCTTCCTGCTCTTCTCCTTGCTGACGAAGTACAGTCCCTCTGTTTCTCCTGCTCTTCTTCCGGCTCTAACCCTCTGTTTAAGTACAGTCCCGTCACCCGTGTCCCGTCGTCTTCCCGAGTTACCATTGAAGGTAGTCAGCCAGTCAGGTACGCAGTTTCTCACTTTCTcttaacttaattttattaattttgttaattatctTATTCTTTTGTTGATTATTCTCTTATGAAAATTCTAAATTTGGATTGTTTTGGGTGAATTGCAAcataatttgttgttttttcaacaaaattatgACGTTTTTTGCAATGGCCAATGGGTAGTGAGATTATTGCTGTATTGCATTGGAATTATGACGTTTTTCAACATAatttgttgttgattattcTCTTATGAACTGATTTTTGGTAAGTGAGATTATTGCAttggaattataaaatttgatgtGGGTTTATAAACTGATTTTTGCATTGGAATTATGAGATTATTGCATTTGGTAAGTGAGATTATTGAATTATgagtcatatttttaatttaattaggaaaTGTCAAGTAATTCAAGTTCACCTTGTTCGAAAAAGTCAAAAGTAAAGGGAAGACAACCCGATCTTCgtgaattattgtttaaaagaatgaaatcccAACAAACATCTAACGAAGGCAATGAATCTTCTCGTTTAAGTTCCCCTCTAAGTcctcctttaagttcccctccAAGTGAAGATGTTAATATGGAAGTAGGTGGTTCAAGTAGTTGTGATGAACCATTGGATGATGAATGGGTGTATGATGTTGAACTTCTTCCTCATGACCCGGGATTGAGGAAAAACATAATGGATTATCCCCCTAATGAAAGAAATCCGGTTAGGAGAGCATATATTCTCAAAAAACCTTGCCAACCAAAAACACATGATTTCCCTCAAAGAGATATCTCCGGTAGGTTACGCCGTTTTAGTTTGAATTGGTTCAAAAAATGGGATTGGCTTgaatatagtgttgaaatggatgccgcattttgttttgtttgttatttgttcAAGAGGGATGTTGAAATTAACAAGGGGGATGATGCATTTGTTGTCGGAGGGTTTAGAGCGTGGAGTAAACCTGATAGGCTTGAGAAGCATGTTGGAGGAATTAAAAGTGCTCATAATATTGCTTATGAGAAATATGTGAATCTAAGAGATGCAAAGAAGACATCAATTGAATTTGTATTTGATAATGCGAGTGAGGTTCAAATGAACGAATATCATATTCGTTTGAATGCATCCTTAACTTGTTTGAGATTTCTTTTGGGCCAAGGTTTGGCATTCCGGGGACATGATGAAAGTGAGGAGTCATATAGTAGAGGTAACTTTCTTGAGCTTTTGAAGTGGTTGGGGGGGAAGGTTGAGGAAATAGGAAAATATACTTTCCAAAATGCACccaaaaattgtcaattaacatctcccaaaattcaaaaagacattATCACTTGTTGTGCAAAAGAGACTACTAAGCGCATAATAGAAGAGGTTGGTGATGGTTACTTTTCTATTTTGGCCGATGAATCAAGTGATGTGTCTCAAAAAGAACAACTAGCTCTTGTTTTGCGGTTTGTTAATAGAGAAAATGGATCGGTAGTGGAACGCTTTTTAGGCATTCTACATGTGGGTGATACTACCGCTTTGTCTCTTAAAAATGCCATTATGTCCTTGCTTATGGAACATTCATTGAGTCCTTCCATGATAAGAGGTCAAGGGTATGAAGGGGCAAGTAACATGAGGGGTGAAATCAATGGCCTCAAGACTTTGATTATGAATGATACTCCAAGAGCCTATTACATTCATTGTTTTGCTCATCAACTTCAACTAACTCTAGTTGCGGTTGCTAAAAAGAATGTTAATTGTACTTGGCTTTTTGACGTACTTGCAAACTTGTTAAATGTGGTGGGAGCTTCTTGTAAGAGAAGAGACCTTATTCGAAAAAACCAAGCTCAAGTAGTGGCTCAAGctttggaagtgggggaaattgAAAGTGGATCGGGTTTGAATCAAGAACGTGGTTTGAGTAGGCCGGGAGATACACGTTGGGGATCTCATTACAAGTGTCTAATAAGTATCATCAACTTGTTTCCTTCAATTGTTAAAGTGCTTGAGGAGATTGGAGAAAATGGCTCTCCGGATGATAAGCTCAAAGCTCAAGTTGTTTTAGGATCTTTGGagtcctttgattttatttttatggctcatttcatgttgactatttttggctacactaatgatttatgtgttgctttacaaagaaaggaacaagatattgtgaatgccattagccttgttaaaagtacaacgaatgtgttgcaaaagatgaggGATCAAGGATGGGATAGTCTCTTAGACaaagtcattttattttgtactaaacacGAGATTGATGTTCCATCTATGGATGCTCAATATGTACCTCAAGGAAGATCAAGACGTTTTGCTAAACAAGCAACAAATCTACATCATTTTCGCGTTGACATTTTTTTGGAAGTAATTGATTTGCATCTTCAAGAGATTGATAACCGTTTTAATGAGAAGAACATGGAGTTACTTACATGCATGGCTTCCCTGAGTCCTAGAGGTAACTTTTCATCTTTTGATAAAGAGAGGATACTTAAACTTGCTTCTTTATATCCCGAAGAGTTTTCATGTTTTGATTTAACGGCTCTTGATCTTCaacttgatgtcttcttggattcTATGCAAAATGATGAAAGATTTCATGATTTGCAAGATATCAATTCTCTTTCCATGATGCTTGTTAAAACAAGGAGACATGAGACTTTTCCTCTTATACATTTGCTAATCAAGttgatgttgattcttcctgttgctacggcaagtgtagaaagagtgttttccgcaatgacgtttgtcaaaaataagttgagaaatagcatgggtgatcaactagtgaatgattgtttggttacttacattgagaaggaagtgtttctacaagtttctgatgaaaagattattgatcgctttaaaaatatgaaaactcgaaggatgaatttgtaatttttatttgaacgcttgtatttttttttttttttttaatattttggattgtaaaacttttaacatcggatttgatattgtaaattgtaattttctatttttcttgtatttttctatttttctttaaaaaaaaattattcggaCGACGATCAAATTATTCGAACGACGTGACGTTCGGATTTTGCCCCCCCAAAttgaaattcctgggtccgccactgcTCCTCCCTCCATTGATAAatcttaaaatccaaaaaaattaaattgaatattGACAATTTTgctttttctttcaaattcaaaagTATCTTTCCCATTCTTCCAAATTCTGAaaatatttctcaaaataatctTCTAAATCAAACCAAGAAATCAGGTATGGGTCAATTGATATGGTACAACCTTGACCATCAATATAATTTAATCTAAGTCATTGTTTGTCCATTTGAATTTATCCTCAAACCAAAACTTAGCAGTAAACTTATTAAGACACCATCCTAaacaaaaaaaacgaaaaaacaacATACAAAAACCGATCAAAAACAAcagatttaacaaaaaaaaaaataacctcaTTGCAAACAGATTAAGAAAGGGAAAACGAATATGCCATTGAACGACCTCAATCCAACTCTGCGGTTGTTCTTATGTGCTTCAATGGATTTTAGGGTTAGAAATTTGATTTGGGGATTAGATTTGGGCTATGGAGGGAATTAGGTGTCATATTATGGAGGGAATTAATGGGGAAAGTGGTTGTATACACAATTAATGGGGATGTAGGAATTAAAGACTATAACAAtcctaaaaaagaaaaagaaattaaaatcattgtaACCAGTAATGAGGTAAAGGGGTATGCTATGAACAAACTATGATAATAGttggaattattaaaaaataagtgatagttgaaattatttctagccaatatataataattgagattattttaAGCAAATTTTCAATGATTATTTGAATTGTAATGAGCTATTTATACTTAAAGGATTGTAAAGTATTAACTATATTGTATCATGCGTATAAGAAATTTGTTATAGTGTAAGGTGTTTGAAATGAATTCAGTATAAGAGAAATGTAATGGATTAAGGGAAGTCCAGAGATGTGTGACTCCATATGTATAATatcttaaaataagaaaaaccatATTGATGGAATGGGGAGGGATCGAATAATAAGGGTGtttaaaataagaagaataagaaGTATTTTACACTCTTGGTTtcaatagaataaaaaaatctaagatCACGATTGAGCCAGAAAGACATAATTGCAAAAGtcactatgttacacagaaaataTACTATGACATAAATTTAAAGAATGTtctaaatttataacatagtatcattttttgtatatatagtgactaaataaaaattcttcTTCTTTTAAGATCCTTcttatttaatcatttttttataacatagtgacttttacatatttttttttagttttgtattgactttagtttttttagtaatatttattttt from Amaranthus tricolor cultivar Red isolate AtriRed21 chromosome 3, ASM2621246v1, whole genome shotgun sequence includes:
- the LOC130808727 gene encoding uncharacterized protein LOC130808727, which encodes MSSNSSSPCSKKSKVKGRQPDLRELLFKRMKSQQTSNEGNESSRLSSPLSPPLSSPPSEDVNMEVGGSSSCDEPLDDEWVYDVELLPHDPGLRKNIMDYPPNERNPVRRAYILKKPCQPKTHDFPQRDISGRLRRFSLNWFKKWDWLEYSVEMDAAFCFVCYLFKRDVEINKGDDAFVVGGFRAWSKPDRLEKHVGGIKSAHNIAYEKYVNLRDAKKTSIEFVFDNASEVQMNEYHIRLNASLTCLRFLLGQGLAFRGHDESEESYSRGNFLELLKWLGGKVEEIGKYTFQNAPKNCQLTSPKIQKDIITCCAKETTKRIIEEVGDGYFSILADESSDVSQKEQLALVLRFVNRENGSVVERFLGILHVGDTTALSLKNAIMSLLMEHSLSPSMIRGQGYEGASNMRGEINGLKTLIMNDTPRAYYIHCFAHQLQLTLVAVAKKNVNCTWLFDVLANLLNVVGASCKRRDLIRKNQAQVVAQALEVGEIESGSGLNQERGLSRPGDTRWGSHYKCLISIINLFPSIVKVLEEIGENGSPDDKLKAQVVLGSLESFDFIFMAHFMLTIFGYTNDLCVALQRKEQDIVNAISLVKSTTNVLQKMRDQGWDSLLDKVILFCTKHEIDVPSMDAQYVPQGRSRRFAKQATNLHHFRVDIFLEVIDLHLQEIDNRFNEKNMELLTCMASLSPRGNFSSFDKERILKLASLYPEEFSCFDLTALDLQLDVFLDSMQNDERFHDLQDINSLSMMLVKTRRHETFPLIHLLIKLMLILPVATASVERVFSAMTFVKNKLRNSMGDQLVNDCLVTYIEKEVFLQVSDEKIIDRFKNMKTRRMNL